Proteins encoded by one window of Lactobacillus paragasseri:
- the asnS gene encoding asparagine--tRNA ligase yields the protein MTELISIKDSSKHVDQEVKMHVWLTDKRSSGKIIFLQLRDGTAFFQGVVRKNDVSEEVFEAAKSLRQEASFYITGTVHEDKRSHFGYEIQISDLKIVSNNEGYPIGNKEHGVDFLLDNRHLWLRSKRPFAIMQIRNTMFKATVDFFEKEGFIKFDAPILMHSAPEGTTQLFHVEYFNNDAYLSQSGQLYGEAGAMAYGKIFTFGPTFRAEESKGRRHMTEFWMMEPEMAWMHQDESLDIQERYLAYMVKQVLENNEYELRILGRDPEKLRPTTEGNFTRLPYDDAIKMLQEAGRDIKWGDDFGAPDEGYISEQFDRPVFIVNYPTTIKPFYMKKNPDNPKEYLCADVIAPEGYGEIFGGSEREGNYEILKKQIEEAGLNLEDYQWYLDLRKFGGVPHSGFGMGFERTIAWICKLDHIREAILFPRLINRMQP from the coding sequence ATGACAGAATTAATCTCAATTAAAGATTCTTCTAAACATGTAGACCAAGAAGTTAAGATGCATGTTTGGTTAACTGATAAACGATCAAGTGGTAAGATTATCTTCTTGCAATTACGTGACGGAACTGCATTTTTCCAAGGCGTTGTTCGTAAGAACGATGTTTCTGAAGAAGTTTTTGAAGCAGCTAAGTCTTTACGTCAAGAAGCTAGTTTTTATATTACTGGTACTGTTCATGAGGATAAGCGTTCTCACTTCGGTTATGAAATTCAAATTTCAGATTTAAAAATTGTTTCTAATAATGAAGGCTACCCAATCGGTAACAAGGAACATGGTGTTGACTTCTTACTTGATAATCGTCACTTATGGCTAAGATCAAAGCGTCCATTTGCTATTATGCAAATTAGAAATACTATGTTTAAAGCAACTGTTGACTTCTTTGAAAAAGAAGGATTTATTAAATTTGATGCACCTATTTTGATGCATTCTGCTCCAGAAGGTACTACGCAATTATTCCACGTAGAATACTTCAACAATGATGCTTACTTATCACAGTCTGGTCAATTGTATGGTGAAGCTGGTGCCATGGCTTACGGTAAAATCTTTACTTTTGGTCCAACATTTAGAGCGGAAGAATCTAAAGGCCGTCGTCACATGACAGAATTCTGGATGATGGAACCAGAAATGGCTTGGATGCACCAAGATGAATCCTTAGATATTCAAGAAAGATATTTAGCATACATGGTTAAGCAAGTTCTTGAAAATAATGAATACGAATTAAGAATCTTGGGTAGAGATCCTGAAAAATTGCGTCCAACTACTGAAGGTAACTTTACTCGTCTTCCTTACGATGACGCTATTAAAATGCTTCAAGAAGCTGGTCGTGATATTAAATGGGGTGACGACTTTGGTGCCCCAGATGAAGGATATATTTCAGAACAATTTGATCGTCCAGTCTTCATCGTTAACTACCCAACCACAATTAAGCCTTTCTACATGAAGAAGAATCCTGATAATCCTAAAGAATACTTATGTGCTGATGTAATTGCACCAGAAGGATACGGTGAAATTTTTGGTGGTTCTGAACGTGAAGGAAACTACGAAATTTTGAAAAAGCAAATTGAAGAAGCAGGGCTAAACTTAGAAGACTACCAATGGTACCTTGACTTGCGTAAATTTGGTGGTGTTCCTCACTCTGGCTTTGGTATGGGATTTGAGCGTACGATTGCTTGGATTTGTAAGTTAGATCATATTCGTGAAGCTATTCTATTCCCAAGATTGATTAACAGAATGCAACCATAA
- a CDS encoding DnaD domain protein, protein MASFAAIQNEGFTVISNSLLRYYPSLKISEIEAMLLLQLESFKQMNNFFPSNNDLSERMNLSPVEVSQLIQDLIDKELLELGQKRDSEGRITNFYDLKPLYQKLDTIIDERETNANDQVRAGELTEERQSVNPLQELVRQFEIEFGRLLSPIEKQEIAAWLNIDHYNPEIVKLALREAILAQVYNFKYVDRILLNWQRHGLTTTDQIKNFLQRN, encoded by the coding sequence ATGGCGTCTTTTGCGGCTATCCAAAATGAAGGATTTACAGTCATTTCTAATAGTCTATTACGTTACTATCCCTCTTTAAAAATATCTGAAATTGAAGCAATGCTTTTATTGCAATTAGAATCATTCAAACAAATGAATAATTTCTTTCCAAGCAATAATGATTTATCAGAAAGAATGAATTTATCGCCAGTCGAAGTGTCGCAGCTAATTCAGGATTTAATTGATAAGGAATTACTTGAATTAGGGCAAAAGAGAGATAGCGAAGGTAGAATTACAAATTTTTATGATCTCAAGCCTTTATATCAAAAATTAGATACAATTATTGATGAGAGAGAGACGAATGCTAACGATCAAGTTCGTGCAGGAGAACTAACAGAAGAAAGACAATCAGTAAATCCATTGCAAGAGTTAGTGAGACAATTTGAAATTGAGTTTGGACGTCTTTTAAGTCCAATTGAAAAGCAAGAAATTGCTGCTTGGCTTAATATTGACCATTACAATCCAGAGATAGTTAAATTAGCTTTGCGTGAAGCAATTTTAGCGCAGGTATATAATTTTAAGTATGTTGATCGAATTTTATTGAATTGGCAACGACATGGCCTGACAACTACAGATCAAATTAAAAATTTCCTGCAACGAAACTAG
- the nth gene encoding endonuclease III yields the protein MEKLLSDEEARLVLKRILSLYPDAKGELHWDTKFHLLCAVLMSAQTTDKMVNKTTPKFFNDYPDSASLAQANIRDIEAHIRTIGLYRTKAKHLKETAQIITDKFNGEIPQDKKTLMTLPGVGEKTANVVLAEGFKIPAIAVDTHVSRISKRFKIVGEKATPHEVEQRLEELLPKEEWIRTHHAMILFGRYTMPARTKDQDPYSFLPPLK from the coding sequence ATGGAAAAATTATTATCGGATGAAGAAGCTCGATTAGTTTTAAAAAGAATTTTATCTCTTTATCCGGATGCTAAAGGAGAGCTTCACTGGGATACAAAGTTTCATTTACTCTGTGCAGTTTTAATGAGTGCACAAACTACTGATAAGATGGTTAATAAAACAACACCTAAATTTTTTAATGACTATCCTGACAGCGCCAGCTTAGCCCAAGCTAATATTAGAGATATCGAAGCACATATTCGCACCATTGGTTTGTATCGCACAAAGGCTAAGCATTTAAAGGAAACAGCACAGATCATTACAGACAAGTTCAATGGTGAAATTCCCCAGGATAAAAAGACTTTAATGACATTACCTGGCGTAGGAGAGAAAACAGCTAATGTTGTTTTAGCAGAAGGTTTTAAAATACCTGCAATTGCAGTTGATACTCATGTATCCCGTATTTCTAAAAGATTTAAGATAGTGGGGGAAAAAGCAACTCCCCACGAGGTAGAACAACGTCTTGAAGAATTACTTCCAAAAGAAGAATGGATTCGTACGCATCATGCAATGATTTTATTTGGCCGATATACAATGCCGGCTAGAACTAAAGATCAAGATCCGTATTCTTTTTTACCACCTTTAAAATGA
- a CDS encoding PBP1A family penicillin-binding protein, whose protein sequence is MADNNQKPTNSRMANLHPEGKPRKRIWLQIIKWFFIVAMLIIVSGVGLFAYYAKDAPSISQAQLQSGGTSSLYTRDGKFLLSLGSEKRTYVNNDEIPKELKNAIVSVEDRRFYKEGIGLDPIRIVGSVLVNAKSKGVAAGGSTITQQLVKLSVFSTAASQRTLRRKAQEAWLSMKVEREFSKEQILEFYINKVYMNYGNYGMGTAADFYYGKDLKDLDLAQTALLAGMPNAPVTYDPYVYPEKAKYRRDIVLRAMLKNDKITKSQYTQAVNEPITQGLQPKKNNATSELRKVDDPYIKEVISEVKSKGFNPYNDNLKITVNIDQDAQQKLYDLVNNGSVPFTNDKMQVGATIIDPRTGHVIAIIGGRKLPSVQLGLNRAVQTGRSTGSTVKPVLDYGPAIEYLNWPTSHILDDSKYVYPGTNIQLYDWDNKYEGKMTMRHALEQSRNVPAVKTLSKVGVARASLFARKLGVNVPSDSGLSVAIGANASSLQMAGAFGAFANNGVYHKPQFVSKIETPDGLTRNYDSSGTRVMKESTAYIMTDMLKGVLTKGSGTQARIKNLYEAGKTGTVKYSDEELVRYPQYKNSPKDSWFVGYTKLYSMGIWTGYDNLKDGTPSGVGSSSAQLLYKQMMSYLMTDKANKDWTKPSTVVRRRIANGTQDKVVSPTASNSSWQLFVKGHAPKNPYSEVTVDKRKDEDDDVDTRLDTEDDTSSKGQSHSQSSSSSSHAEQQSSSQKQSSTSNNNNNSNNQNQNNNQQTENKSDNQNNNSQQNTNNQNNQNQQQHQANNSNNNH, encoded by the coding sequence ATGGCAGATAACAATCAAAAGCCAACCAATTCTAGAATGGCTAACCTTCACCCCGAAGGTAAACCACGTAAAAGAATTTGGCTACAAATAATTAAATGGTTCTTTATTGTGGCAATGTTAATCATTGTTTCTGGGGTAGGACTATTTGCGTATTACGCTAAAGACGCTCCTAGCATTTCACAAGCTCAACTTCAAAGTGGAGGAACGAGTAGCCTTTATACTCGAGATGGGAAATTTCTTCTTTCTTTAGGTTCTGAAAAAAGAACTTACGTTAATAATGATGAAATTCCTAAAGAACTCAAAAATGCTATTGTCTCTGTCGAAGATAGGCGTTTTTATAAAGAAGGTATTGGGCTTGATCCAATTCGAATTGTTGGTTCTGTCCTAGTTAACGCTAAAAGCAAGGGCGTGGCTGCCGGTGGATCAACTATCACTCAGCAATTAGTTAAGCTTTCTGTTTTTTCAACTGCTGCTTCGCAAAGAACTCTTCGTAGAAAAGCACAAGAAGCATGGCTTTCAATGAAAGTTGAACGAGAATTTAGTAAAGAGCAAATTTTAGAATTCTATATTAATAAGGTATATATGAATTACGGTAACTATGGAATGGGTACTGCAGCAGATTTCTACTATGGCAAAGATCTAAAGGATCTTGATTTAGCACAAACTGCTCTTCTGGCAGGCATGCCTAATGCACCAGTTACCTATGATCCATATGTTTATCCAGAAAAGGCTAAATATAGAAGAGATATTGTTTTAAGAGCAATGCTTAAAAACGACAAGATTACTAAGTCTCAATATACACAAGCTGTTAATGAGCCAATCACTCAAGGATTACAACCAAAGAAGAACAATGCAACTTCAGAATTAAGGAAGGTTGACGATCCATATATTAAAGAAGTAATCAGCGAAGTTAAGAGCAAAGGATTTAATCCTTATAATGACAACTTAAAGATTACAGTTAATATTGATCAAGATGCACAACAAAAGCTTTATGACCTAGTAAACAATGGATCAGTTCCATTTACTAACGATAAGATGCAAGTTGGTGCAACAATTATTGATCCAAGGACTGGTCACGTTATTGCTATTATTGGTGGCCGTAAGCTACCTTCTGTTCAATTAGGGTTAAATCGCGCTGTTCAAACTGGCCGTTCAACTGGATCAACTGTTAAGCCCGTATTAGATTATGGTCCAGCAATTGAATATCTTAACTGGCCAACTTCTCATATATTAGACGATTCTAAGTATGTTTACCCTGGTACTAATATTCAGCTTTATGACTGGGATAATAAATACGAAGGTAAAATGACTATGCGCCATGCTCTAGAACAATCCAGAAACGTCCCTGCAGTTAAGACCTTAAGCAAAGTTGGAGTTGCACGTGCATCGCTCTTTGCAAGAAAGCTTGGCGTTAACGTTCCTTCTGATTCTGGTTTATCAGTTGCAATCGGTGCTAATGCTTCTTCTCTTCAAATGGCAGGCGCTTTTGGTGCTTTTGCTAATAATGGTGTTTACCACAAGCCACAATTTGTTTCTAAAATTGAAACACCGGATGGTTTAACTAGAAATTATGATAGCAGTGGTACTAGAGTAATGAAGGAATCAACCGCATATATCATGACTGATATGCTTAAGGGTGTGTTAACTAAGGGTTCTGGTACACAAGCTCGAATTAAAAACTTATATGAAGCTGGTAAAACTGGTACTGTTAAATATTCAGATGAAGAATTGGTAAGATATCCTCAATACAAGAACTCGCCAAAAGATTCATGGTTTGTCGGTTATACTAAACTTTATTCAATGGGTATTTGGACTGGATACGATAACTTGAAAGATGGTACCCCATCAGGCGTTGGTTCTTCTTCAGCTCAACTTCTATATAAGCAAATGATGTCTTATCTCATGACAGATAAAGCTAATAAAGATTGGACAAAGCCAAGCACAGTTGTTAGACGCAGAATTGCTAATGGTACCCAAGATAAAGTAGTTTCTCCTACTGCAAGCAATTCAAGCTGGCAATTATTTGTCAAAGGCCATGCGCCAAAAAATCCTTATAGCGAAGTAACCGTTGATAAACGGAAAGATGAAGATGACGACGTTGATACGAGACTTGATACAGAAGATGATACATCATCTAAGGGGCAATCTCATTCTCAAAGTAGCTCTTCATCAAGTCATGCTGAACAACAATCATCGAGTCAAAAGCAGTCATCAACTTCTAATAACAATAATAATTCAAATAATCAGAATCAAAACAATAATCAGCAAACGGAAAATAAATCCGATAATCAAAATAACAATTCCCAGCAAAATACAAATAATCAAAATAACCAAAATCAACAACAACATCAGGCAAATAATTCCAATAATAATCATTAA
- the recU gene encoding Holliday junction resolvase RecU — protein sequence MVKYPTGSLTHYTKDQTDLLHPRKQKHRKDVVFSDRGMNLEQQINESNKYYLLEDIAVVHKKPTPVQIVKVDYPKRSRAVIKEAYFRQASTTDYNGVYQGRYLDFEAKETRNKRSFPLKNFHEHQIIHLERCLKQKGICFTIIRFVTLNRYFVTPASFVIKAWKTPHKSSMTLQELIDNSIEIKSGFRPTLPYLDAIDNFIDRNKKNGR from the coding sequence ATGGTAAAATATCCAACAGGCAGTCTAACACATTATACTAAAGATCAAACTGACCTTCTGCATCCAAGAAAGCAAAAACATCGTAAAGATGTTGTATTTTCTGATCGTGGAATGAACCTAGAGCAACAAATCAATGAATCTAATAAGTATTATCTTCTTGAAGATATTGCTGTAGTTCATAAAAAGCCAACTCCGGTTCAAATTGTCAAAGTAGATTATCCCAAACGTTCTCGTGCAGTCATTAAAGAAGCTTACTTTAGGCAGGCTTCTACAACTGATTATAATGGCGTTTATCAAGGTCGATATTTAGATTTTGAAGCTAAAGAAACGAGAAATAAAAGATCTTTCCCTTTGAAAAATTTCCATGAACATCAGATCATCCATCTTGAAAGATGTTTAAAGCAAAAAGGAATTTGTTTTACAATAATCCGCTTCGTAACTCTTAATCGCTATTTTGTAACTCCAGCGAGTTTTGTAATTAAAGCTTGGAAAACACCGCATAAGAGTTCGATGACACTTCAAGAGTTGATTGACAATTCAATTGAAATCAAAAGTGGATTTCGACCAACACTTCCTTACTTGGATGCAATAGATAATTTTATAGATAGGAACAAAAAGAATGGCAGATAA
- a CDS encoding DUF1273 domain-containing protein, with translation MKRLWVTGYRSYELSIFSDKDPKLTVIKYTLTNYFKSLLEEGKIDWIISGANLGIEQWALEAAIQLQNEYSIHTALMTPYLEFSKRWNENNQMKYQNLTEQVDFTAATSNYPYMSPAQLKNYQSFMLGHTDRAVLIYDPEHPGKPKYDYEAIQKYQEGHDYPVDIIDFYDLQESAEEYEENHRQENNFY, from the coding sequence ATGAAGCGTCTATGGGTTACTGGATATCGTTCGTATGAATTAAGTATCTTTAGTGATAAGGATCCTAAGTTAACTGTAATTAAATATACTCTAACTAATTATTTTAAAAGCTTACTTGAAGAGGGAAAAATTGACTGGATAATTAGTGGCGCAAACTTAGGAATTGAGCAATGGGCATTAGAAGCAGCAATTCAACTTCAGAATGAATATAGCATTCATACGGCCTTGATGACGCCTTATTTAGAATTTTCTAAAAGATGGAATGAAAATAATCAGATGAAGTATCAAAATTTAACCGAACAAGTTGATTTCACTGCTGCTACTTCAAATTATCCCTATATGAGTCCAGCACAATTAAAAAATTATCAAAGTTTCATGTTGGGACATACCGACCGCGCAGTTCTGATTTATGATCCTGAACATCCTGGTAAGCCCAAATATGATTATGAAGCCATCCAAAAGTATCAAGAGGGACATGATTACCCTGTAGATATAATTGACTTTTATGATTTGCAGGAATCAGCAGAAGAATATGAAGAAAATCATCGACAAGAAAATAATTTTTATTAG
- a CDS encoding DivIVA domain-containing protein translates to MASLNDIQLNPQSILKKQFRTKMKGYDSDEVDSYLDTIISDYSTFATIIEDLQAQISELKAQQKQAPTQSDAPKLDFKNEEVEDDVKTYTPHNIQKPIVNSANEEKEAPELTTNVAMIQRISTLERKVYNLEQRMNQQDRTYQAN, encoded by the coding sequence ATGGCAAGTTTAAATGATATTCAACTAAATCCACAAAGTATTTTAAAAAAGCAATTTAGGACCAAAATGAAGGGGTATGACTCAGATGAGGTAGATTCATACCTTGATACGATTATTTCTGACTATAGTACTTTTGCGACAATTATTGAAGATTTACAGGCACAAATTAGTGAGTTAAAAGCTCAACAAAAACAGGCACCAACTCAGAGTGATGCTCCTAAGTTAGATTTCAAAAATGAAGAAGTTGAGGATGATGTTAAGACGTACACTCCTCATAATATCCAGAAACCTATAGTAAATAGCGCAAATGAAGAAAAAGAAGCTCCTGAATTAACTACTAACGTAGCTATGATTCAACGTATTTCTACTTTGGAGCGTAAAGTCTACAACCTTGAGCAAAGAATGAATCAACAAGATAGAACTTACCAAGCTAATTAA
- a CDS encoding THUMP domain-containing class I SAM-dependent RNA methyltransferase, translated as MKEYTLYATMGAGFESVVAKELNNLGYETSTENGRVFFKGTQKDVVKTNLWLRSADRIKILLKEFKAFSFDQLYDEVYSYDWAELLPVDAQFPVKGRSVRSKLHSEPDVQSIVKKAIVDKLTDQYRRRGFLPESGAEYPLDIHIYKDVARLSLDTTGQSLFKRGYRVEHGGAPLKENFAAGLIELTPFDGSHPFIDPMTGSGTIAIEAALKAKNIAPGIWREFAFDNFDWFDKKIHPELVEEAKTKEKQEHAPILASDIDQSILEIAKVNAHNAGVLQDIKFKQVAVKDFATDLENGVIIANPPYGKRLKDREAAEKIYEEMGQTLRPLSSFSQYYLTSDPQFEKFFGARATKKRKFYNGNLRTDYYQYWANKR; from the coding sequence ATGAAAGAATATACATTATATGCGACAATGGGCGCTGGATTTGAAAGCGTTGTTGCAAAAGAATTAAATAATCTAGGCTATGAGACTAGTACCGAGAATGGACGTGTATTTTTTAAAGGTACACAAAAGGATGTTGTAAAGACCAATTTATGGCTTAGAAGTGCTGATCGAATCAAAATTTTATTAAAAGAATTCAAGGCATTTAGCTTCGATCAATTGTACGATGAAGTTTATAGCTATGATTGGGCAGAATTATTACCAGTTGATGCACAATTTCCTGTGAAGGGAAGAAGCGTTCGTAGTAAATTACACTCTGAGCCTGATGTGCAATCAATTGTTAAAAAAGCAATTGTAGATAAGCTGACCGATCAATATCGGAGACGTGGCTTTTTACCTGAAAGTGGAGCTGAGTATCCTTTAGATATTCATATTTATAAAGATGTAGCACGGTTAAGCTTAGATACAACTGGCCAGAGTTTATTTAAGCGTGGATATCGAGTTGAACATGGTGGAGCACCTTTAAAGGAAAATTTTGCAGCTGGATTAATTGAATTAACACCATTTGATGGCTCTCATCCTTTTATCGATCCTATGACTGGATCAGGCACGATTGCAATCGAAGCAGCCCTAAAGGCTAAAAATATAGCTCCAGGTATTTGGAGAGAGTTTGCTTTTGATAATTTTGACTGGTTTGATAAAAAAATTCATCCCGAATTAGTGGAAGAAGCAAAAACTAAAGAAAAACAAGAGCATGCTCCAATTTTAGCAAGCGATATTGATCAGTCAATTTTAGAAATTGCTAAGGTTAACGCACATAATGCTGGCGTGTTACAAGATATTAAATTTAAACAAGTAGCTGTAAAAGACTTTGCGACCGACTTAGAAAATGGGGTAATTATTGCTAATCCACCTTATGGTAAGCGATTGAAAGACCGCGAGGCAGCTGAAAAAATTTATGAAGAAATGGGACAAACTTTGCGTCCATTATCTTCATTTAGTCAGTATTATTTAACCTCTGATCCGCAATTTGAAAAATTCTTTGGTGCTAGAGCTACTAAAAAACGGAAATTTTACAATGGTAATTTAAGAACTGATTATTATCAATATTGGGCAAATAAGAGATAA
- a CDS encoding metallophosphoesterase, translated as MLTQDKKTSFWVISDTHLIADSLHDDGQAFSQMQKTSQGKDLYYQETALSAFVRMAEEKKPAAIIVTGDVTFNGERVSAERFAEIFKPLTKTKLLVLPGNHDIYDGWAREFHGKKQYYAGQISPRMWRNIFRTSYETAVSVDNSSLAYSVQLNPDYLLILADSNDYGKEESSTAPATAGFLGKEQRKWIKEQLQYASQNNLRVIFCMHHNLYAHNPAVNKGYVVDDYRELRKLLAQYNVKLVFSGHIHAQNIMSPQNSCPATEVVTTSFCSNDQGYGVVKVSPKEISYTCHHFEMKDYLTDKEKQNWTLTHFHDYLENIQLGTISAELMQEDLYRNHDDLKSVRQMGRLFGEMNYHFFTGKNHIVFDELQKLKKSEIYQRLISENPQYELYLQTLYDTSVHDNLHVKIKY; from the coding sequence ATGTTAACGCAAGACAAAAAGACGAGCTTTTGGGTCATTAGTGATACTCATTTAATTGCAGATAGCTTACATGATGATGGTCAGGCCTTTTCTCAAATGCAAAAAACTAGTCAGGGCAAGGATCTTTATTATCAAGAAACTGCTCTTAGTGCTTTTGTTAGAATGGCAGAAGAAAAGAAGCCTGCAGCAATTATTGTTACGGGGGATGTAACTTTTAATGGAGAGCGGGTTTCAGCTGAGAGATTTGCGGAAATTTTTAAACCTCTGACTAAAACTAAACTTCTTGTTCTTCCTGGAAATCATGATATTTATGATGGGTGGGCAAGAGAATTTCATGGTAAAAAGCAATATTATGCTGGGCAGATTAGTCCTCGAATGTGGCGTAATATTTTTAGAACTTCTTATGAAACTGCAGTTAGCGTTGATAATAGTTCATTAGCCTATAGTGTTCAGTTAAATCCAGATTATTTGTTAATCTTAGCAGATTCTAACGATTATGGAAAAGAAGAATCATCTACTGCTCCAGCTACAGCAGGCTTTTTAGGTAAAGAACAAAGAAAGTGGATTAAAGAGCAGCTTCAATATGCTAGTCAGAATAACTTGCGTGTAATTTTCTGTATGCATCATAATCTTTATGCACATAATCCAGCAGTAAATAAAGGCTATGTGGTTGATGACTATCGAGAATTACGTAAATTATTAGCTCAATATAATGTAAAACTAGTTTTTTCTGGTCATATTCATGCTCAAAATATCATGTCACCGCAAAATTCATGTCCAGCAACGGAAGTTGTAACTACAAGCTTTTGTTCTAATGATCAAGGGTATGGTGTAGTTAAAGTTTCTCCAAAAGAAATTAGCTACACATGTCACCATTTTGAGATGAAAGACTATCTAACTGATAAAGAAAAGCAAAATTGGACTTTGACTCATTTTCATGATTATTTAGAAAACATTCAGTTAGGGACTATTTCTGCAGAATTAATGCAAGAAGATTTGTATCGAAATCATGATGATTTAAAGAGTGTTCGACAGATGGGGCGTCTTTTTGGCGAAATGAACTATCATTTCTTTACTGGCAAGAATCATATCGTTTTTGACGAATTACAAAAACTAAAAAAGTCTGAAATCTATCAACGACTAATTTCAGAAAATCCTCAATATGAATTATATTTGCAGACTCTATATGATACTTCTGTACATGATAACTTACATGTGAAAATTAAGTATTAA
- a CDS encoding DegV family protein, whose protein sequence is MKIGVLTDSSSYLTKEQCEKYGIDVLPIPIIWDNKEYLDLIDIGFHEFYKKLNSSTTLPTTSQPSIGTVKRYVEKYINEGYTDLIIITLSSGNSSFYSNVLSVANEETRINIHPFDCKITCAGEADAAILAGRLVKAGADINLIMHDLKDLRNTTDVRFMVDNLNHLKRTGRLSNAASFVGSILKIKPILSMDVQNEGKISAIAKERQYKRAYNHIKKDFSRLTSNMPYPIQLTIFHADDEEREAAWINDYQTSFPKIKVDQSIIGPVVGVHVGQHTMAMIWCRDLDSYFDKNGKPLLNINSRVVED, encoded by the coding sequence ATGAAAATCGGCGTTTTAACTGACAGTTCATCTTATTTAACGAAAGAACAATGTGAGAAATATGGTATTGATGTACTACCAATTCCAATTATTTGGGACAATAAAGAATATCTTGATTTAATTGATATTGGTTTTCATGAATTTTATAAAAAATTAAATAGCTCTACAACTCTTCCTACCACTTCTCAGCCATCAATCGGAACAGTTAAAAGATATGTTGAAAAGTATATTAATGAGGGTTATACAGATCTAATTATTATTACGCTCTCAAGTGGTAATTCTAGTTTTTATAGTAATGTCTTAAGCGTAGCAAATGAAGAAACGCGTATTAATATTCATCCCTTTGACTGTAAAATCACATGTGCTGGAGAGGCAGATGCCGCAATCTTAGCTGGTCGATTAGTTAAGGCTGGAGCTGATATTAATCTAATCATGCATGACTTAAAGGATCTACGAAATACTACTGATGTTAGATTTATGGTAGATAATCTTAATCACTTAAAACGAACCGGACGTTTATCAAATGCGGCTAGCTTTGTTGGTTCTATTTTAAAAATCAAGCCTATCTTATCTATGGACGTTCAAAACGAAGGTAAGATTTCTGCAATTGCAAAAGAAAGACAGTATAAACGTGCTTATAATCATATTAAAAAAGATTTCAGTCGCCTAACTTCTAACATGCCTTATCCAATTCAGCTAACAATTTTTCATGCTGACGATGAAGAAAGAGAAGCTGCGTGGATTAATGATTATCAAACGAGTTTTCCAAAAATTAAAGTTGATCAAAGTATTATCGGTCCAGTTGTTGGAGTTCACGTTGGTCAACATACAATGGCAATGATCTGGTGCCGAGACTTAGATTCTTATTTTGATAAAAATGGTAAGCCACTTTTAAATATTAATTCTCGAGTAGTTGAAGATTAA